A single Lolium perenne isolate Kyuss_39 chromosome 6, Kyuss_2.0, whole genome shotgun sequence DNA region contains:
- the LOC127334556 gene encoding uncharacterized protein, which translates to MLLNQLRSKPRCVVSYICPAPSSPFVCRCLRLPNPNQNPAPFPRSSSSSRNPSSSSSRDSRGFLVVMDRYQRVQKPRDEEAPIAANEIRITAQGRTRNYITYALALLQENGSDEIVIKAMGRAINKTVDIVELLKRRIAGLHQNTSIESIGITDTWEPLEEGLVPLETTRRVSLISITLSKKELDTSSPGYQPPIPDDQVRPPIDFDQEGEALPSDRGRGRGHQGRGRGRAMSNGGADYNDEDTDGDGGRGYGGSGRGRRGYAGPGRGYGVDTMMVL; encoded by the exons ATGCTCTTAAACCAACTCCGGAGCAAACCCCGTTGTGTAGTCTCCTATATTTGCCCGGCGCCTTCCTCCCCCTTTGTCTGTCGCTGTCTTCGTCTCCCAAACCCCAACCAAAACCCGGCGCCTTTTCCCCGTTCTAGCTCGAgctcccgaaaccctagctcgtcTTCCTCGAGGGATTCGCGAGGGTTTCTGGTGGTGATGGATCGGTACCAGAGGGTGCAGAAGCCGCGGGACGAGGAGGCGCCCATCGCCGCCAACGAGATACGCATCACCGCGCAGGGCCGCACCCGCAACTACATCACCTACGCGCTCGCCCTGCTCCAG GAAAATGGATCAGATGAAATCGTCATCAAAGCTATGGGGAGGGCCATAAACAAGACTGTTGACATTGTGGAACTTCTTAAG AGAAGGATTGCTGGCCTTCATCAGAATACGTCAATTGAGTCAATTGGTATAACTGACACTTGGGAACCATTGGAAGAGGGCCTAGTACC CCTTGAAACTACTCGTCGTGTTTCACTGATCTCAATAACATTATCGAAGAAGGAACTGGACACGTCTTCCCCTGG TTACCAGCCCCCAATACCAGATGACCAAGTTAGACCACCAATTGACTTTGATCAGGAAGGAG AAGCATTACCAAGTGATCGTGGAAGAGGGCGTGGCCATCAAGGAAGGGGCAGGGGAAGAG CTATGAGCAACGGAGGGGCAGATTACAATGATGAAGACACAGATGGGGATGGGGGGCGTGGATATGGTGGCAGTGGAAGAGGTAGACGTGGCTACGCTGGGCCTGGAAGGGGTTATGGTGTGGATACAATGATGGTTTTGTGA